A region of the bacterium genome:
GTCACGCGCTCATAGACGACATCCACGGGAATCTTTTCCTTGAGAGGCACGAAAAAGCTCTCCCAGCGGCGGGCCTCGTACTTGGGCCGCAGCGTCTCATCGGTCTGGTCGGAAAACTTGGACTGAAAAAACCACGCCAGCTCGACGGCGTCCTTTCCCTTCATGCGCATGCAACCGTGCGAGGCGGGGGTCCCCACCGTGTATTCCTTGTTCGTCGCGTGGAGGTAGATGTCGCCGCCCAAGGACATTTTCACCCGTCCCAGGGGGTTGCCCGGCCCAGGCGGCGTCGGTTTTTCGTTTTTTGCCCAGTCCGACGGGGGCGGATACCACCACGGGTTCCAGGTCACGTTGGAGAGATAGCGTGGCCCGACCGGCGTGCGGTAACGGTTCGACCCGACGGCGACGGGATAGACCTTGATCAACTTTCCCATCTCATAAAGAAAGAGCCGCCGGGC
Encoded here:
- a CDS encoding L,D-transpeptidase; its protein translation is MRWTAFLLLGALFLPSIVSAESFYAREAKAERLSWMPFLPHEAIEAAFSDPTGEDVEENSDYRITINLPARRLFLYEMGKLIKVYPVAVGSNRYRTPVGPRYLSNVTWNPWWYPPPSDWAKNEKPTPPGPGNPLGRVKMSLGGDIYLHATNKEYTVGTPASHGCMRMKGKDAVELAWFFQSKFSDQTDETLRPKYEARRWESFFVPLKEKIPVDVVYERVTVLEDAVVVYPDIYGRAGDLEGPVLNQLSSVGIPAWEVDPMKLEDLKRLPNSTSVPIGDLL